AAGCTAAGTGACTCAACAACTGATGCAACATCGCAGGCTCGGTAAACGCCATCCGCTTAATATTGCTATAGCTTTTGGAAGTCCGCCCTTCAATCGCGTAGGCGGCTAATGTCCAAGGCGCGCCCACAAAGCCCAACACGGCGGCATTATTGCCCACTTCTTGCCGCAAGGTTTGTAAAATTGTTTTAATAAATGGCAAGGAGGCTTCCGGCTCCAGGGGGCGCAACTGCTGAATTTGTTCCAGGCTGCGGATCGGCGGATCGATGATTGGCCCTTTGCTCTCCACAATATCAAAGGGAATCCCCACGCCCGGTAGAGGGGTGAGAATATCGGAAAACATAATTACCCCATCCGGTTGAAAGGCGCGATAGGGTTGGAGAGAAATTTCAATTGCCAATTCAGGCGTTTCGGAGCGTTCGCGGAAAGAGGGATACTTTTCACTCAAGTCTCGGTAGACTTGCATATAGCGTCCCGCTTGCCGCATCATCCACACCGGAGGACGCGAGAGAGTTTCCCCACGAGTCGCCCGTAGTAAGTAGGGAATTTGGGTGGATTCAGTCATTGAGTTCTCTTAAAGCACTTTACCTTAGCAGGTTAAGATTATACGCGATTCCCTGACCGCCTTAACGATAAATGGGGAGCAGAACCTTAAACACCGATCCCTTCCCCACTTGGCTATTGACGGTAATTGAACCGCCGCAACACAGTAAAAGCTGGCGCACAATGGCTAAACCTAAACCCGTTCCTGTTGACAGTTCTGGAGACAAATCTTCTCCCGACTCGCTCGCCGAAGAACGCACCCGGTAAAAGCGATCGAAAATATGGGGGAGTTCGTGGCGGGGAATGCCGATCCCGGTATCTTGAAATTCAATTTCCACAAAGTCGCCGTGCTGTTTGGCGATCGCTTGGACTTGTCCCCCAGGTGGGGTAAATTTAATCGCATTATGCAATAACTTCACGGTAATTTGCCGCAACCAGTGGTCTAAACAGGAGACGGGGGGTAAGTTACTCGAAATGGTATAGCCGAGGGTAATCCCTTTTTCGCGGGCGATCGGCTGATAGGTACTCACAACCCCCGGTATCACCTCCGAGAGCAACACGCGGCGCAACTGGACTTGTTCTTGGGTGCGTTCGAGTTCGAGCAGATCGAGCAGGCTATCGATGAGCGATCGCTGGCGGTTGCACTCATTATTCAGCAGATTAAAATAGCGCTGGCGTTGATCGGGCCTAAGCTTCGGCGAATTCAAGAGCGTCAAGGCTGCAATCATATTCGTCAGGGGCATTCGCAACTCCTGAACCACATTATTCAAAAATCGATCCTTCGAGCGCAACTCCTCAAGCAAGACCTCAGCTTCCGTGCTGCTAGAGAGTTCCGGCGCGATCGTTATCGGTTGAGCAACAGCTTGGAGGCGTTGAATTAACTGGGGAATGAGACTGTGCAATACAGGTAGGGCCCGTTCAGGATCGCTTTTCAGCATCCCCACATCCGCCTTCCCCAGATGGCGAATGGCTTTCTCAAGGGTGGCCGTTTCAAAGCTGAGGAGAGCCAGTAACGGAGGATTGAGGTCTTCCCCCGCAACCTTTAAAGGAGGCTGATGGGCCACCAGAATGGCGTTTAAGGACTCCGAGGCGATCGCCAACCAAAATTCTCGCTGCATGGCACTCTCGGCCGATACAGCAAGGCGCTGCCACTTCTGCGAGGGATCGATCGGGATGCCATTTTCATTCCCCGTCCAATAAACGATCGCCGTTTCAACTTGCTCGCTGTAGCAGTGCAACTCAGAGAACCATTCTGCATGTTGGGGTAACTTTACCCAAAGCTGGGCAGAAATCTGCCGCTCAATGAGCAAGTCAATCATCGCCCCCATTGTCGATCTGAGGGTAGAGAGACTGACTTGCAAGGGTTCTGCACGCTTGCCTTGGCAATTTAGAACCAAGTTGTATAAAGAGTCGGTCATGATACCGTTAGAGAAACTGGGACTCAAACGCAGGCAACTTTGGCACTAGACCCCGATCGCAACATCTTGCTGGAGGACGAAGCAATGGAGACAACAGCGCGCCGATCTGTGGGACTCGGCGAGGGCAGCCCTACAGCACTTGTTCGGCCGGCGTTACGGAAGATTCGCTGGGGAAAAGTCTCCCCACTCCGCTTGCTGCGGTTGGCGTGCTGAATTAAACGGCTGAGTTGAAACTGCCTTGTCTCCATCTTCTCTAGTTTTGTCCCATTTGCTCAAGGCTAGCTGACGAAGAGCGATTCTAACGCCGCGCGGGCCTGTTCGCGGTCGTCAAAGTGGATTTTTTCGGTTCCCAGGATTTGATAGTCTTCGTGACCTTTTCCGGCAATTAAAACCCCGTCTCCCGGTTGGGCTAGGTGAATGGCACGGCGGATGGCTTCGGCGCGATCGCCAATCACCATCGGTTCTACGGTATCGGGAATTCCCGCTAAAATATCCTGTAAAATTCGCTCTGGATCTTCGGTGCGGGGGTTATCGGAGGTGACAACAGCCACGTCAGCCAGTTGAGCGGCAATTTTACCCATGATCGGGCGTTTGGTGCGATCGCGATCGCCTCCGCAGCCAAATACGCAAATCATCCGCCCCGGAATAAACGGTCGCGCGGCTTTCAGCAAGTTTTCCAAGCTATCGGGCGTGTGGGCGTAGTCTACAATCACGGTCATTTCTTGCTGGGGAGAGACTTGTACCCGTTCCATCCGTCCTGGAACGCCTACAAATTGCGGGAGTTTTTCGACGATGACGCGCAGTTCTACCCCCAGATGCAACGCCGCACCCACGGCTGCTAACAGGTTCGCTAAATTAAATTGACCGACTAAGGGAGAGGAGAATTCAATTTCCCCTTGGGGGGTATGCAAGCGACCTTTAACACCTGCGGGTTCGTAAACAATATCGCTCGTCCACAAGTCGGCGCTACTTTCCTGGGTGCTGTACGTCCAGACTTGTTCGGGTTGCAAGCGTTCGATTAAGCGCCGACCATAGGGATCGTCTAAATTGACAATTGCCCTGCCTTTGAGGTAGTCCGGGCTAAATAGGAGGGCTTTGGCGTTAAAGTAATCCTCCATGTCTTTGTGGTAGTCTAGATGGTCTTGTGTCAAGTTCGTGAACACAGCTACCTCGAACAGACAACCAGTAACTCGCCCTTGGGCCAGCGCGTGGGAACTGACTTCCATGACGGCAGCTTCACAACCTGCGCTAACGGCTTGGGCGAGTTGTTCCTGCAACTCTAGGGCAAAGGGCGTGGTGTGAATGGCGGTTTGTTGAAAGCCAGGCCAGCGGGCGTAGAGGGTTCCCAACAGGGCGGTAGGGATGGGGGCTTGGCTAAGGAAGAATTCAATTAAGTGAGTGGTGGTGGTTTTGCCATTGGTTCCGGTGACGCCAGCGAGTTTTAACTGGGCAGCCGGATCGCCATAAAAAGCGGTCGCAACCTGGGCGCAGGCTTGCTGCATATTGGCGACTGGAATCACGCAGGCTTCGCCCGTCGGGGTTTTCGCCGCTGCTTGAGGGGAAACTAAGGCGGCGATCGCACCAGAGGCGATCGCGCTTTCCCAAAAATCGCCCCCATCCACGCGAGTCCCCGGCATCCCTAAAAACACATCCCCAGCTTGACAAGCGTGAGAATTGGTGGTCAAGCCTTTAACTTCCATTTCCAAAGCCGGATGGTCGGGAACGCTTAAACCCGGAATCTTCGCTAACAACGCTTTTAACTTCATGGCTGCAACTCCTCATGACAAGTTTTAAATATCCACTTCGTCATTGAATCTTGACTTTAGGTTAGTGTGACGGATCGAGAACCCAATATTTCTGTAACAATTGCGTCAATTGGGCAACGCTAGCTCGTGGGGAAGGACGGGGAATCGGTTTTTCTCCCGTTTCCCCGCGAAGCATCAGCACCGGAATTTCGTACTGATAGGCTTGAAACCAATCCTCGCGCTGAGTAATATCGCGCAGTTCCAATTCAAAGTCGATCCCCTGAATCTGAGCCAGCTTTTCCTGCAATCCTTCGCACAGATGACAACCGGGTTTGCTATAGAGAATTAAAACGGGTTTAGTCATGATTCGCGCTACCCAATGACCCATAAACGATAAAATTGAACAGAACTCAGTTTTTGCAATGCCTCTATGAGCGATTCCACGACCTCCACAGTCCAAGATCAGACTAACTTTAACCTGGATAAAATCAACCAGAGACTGGAACACTCTCATCCTAGAGAAGTTTTAGCTTGGTGCTTGCAAAACATTCCCACAGGTTTCGTCCAAACAAGCGCCTTCAATATCGATGATATGGTAATCACCGATATTCTTTACCGCGATCTCAAATCCACTACCCCAGTTCCAGTGATTTTTCTGGACACCCTGTATCATTTCCCGGAAACGCTAAATTTAGTTGACCAGGCTAAAGCCGTCTACAATCTGGATTTGCGGGTTTACAAAGTACCTGAAGTGGACACTCGCGAAGCTTTTGCTCAAAAATTTGGCGAGGCGCTATGGGACACAGACATTGAAAAGTTCCATCACATCACTAAAATTGAACCCTTGCAACGGGGATTAGACGAACTCAATACCGTTGCCTGGATTACCGGCCGCCGCCGCGACCAAGCGCCCACCCGCGCCACCATGCCCATTGTCGAACGCGATGCCAAAGGACGCTTAAAAGTCAATCCTTTAGCCAATTGGACGCGCAAGGAATCCTGGGCCTATGCCTTCGAGCATGATGTCATTTACAACCCCCTGCACGACCAAGGCTATCCCAGCATCGGCGACGAACCGATTACCACCAAAGTCCAAGACGGTGAAGACGAACGCGCTGGACGTTGGCGGGGAAGCGGCAAAACTGAGTGCGGTATTCACATCTAACGCTTGCTAAATTCAACCCTTTAAAAGCGCAAACTCCTAGGAGTCTGCGCTTTTGATGTCTTTGCCTATTGCTCAATTGCCGAGTTTGCCATCTTAATCAGCGTATCTTGCTGACCGGCCTTAATCCCGACCGTGTAGCGATTGCCATTTTGTTCCCAAGACAGGGTTGAATCCGAACAGTTGGCCCCGCAAACCGCATCGGTAAAGTATCCGGT
The window above is part of the Desertifilum tharense IPPAS B-1220 genome. Proteins encoded here:
- the hemE gene encoding uroporphyrinogen decarboxylase, giving the protein MTESTQIPYLLRATRGETLSRPPVWMMRQAGRYMQVYRDLSEKYPSFRERSETPELAIEISLQPYRAFQPDGVIMFSDILTPLPGVGIPFDIVESKGPIIDPPIRSLEQIQQLRPLEPEASLPFIKTILQTLRQEVGNNAAVLGFVGAPWTLAAYAIEGRTSKSYSNIKRMAFTEPAMLHQLLSHLASAIATYVCYQIDCGAQVVQMFDSWAGQLSPQDYAAFALPYQQQVVKQVKATHPDTPLILYISGSAGVFDLMAQSGVDMISVDWTVDMADARNRLDSHIGVQGNVDPGVLFGSKETIRARILDTIRKAGNKRHILNLGHGILPGTPEESAACFFETAKQADQLLAGCP
- a CDS encoding ATP-binding protein; protein product: MTDSLYNLVLNCQGKRAEPLQVSLSTLRSTMGAMIDLLIERQISAQLWVKLPQHAEWFSELHCYSEQVETAIVYWTGNENGIPIDPSQKWQRLAVSAESAMQREFWLAIASESLNAILVAHQPPLKVAGEDLNPPLLALLSFETATLEKAIRHLGKADVGMLKSDPERALPVLHSLIPQLIQRLQAVAQPITIAPELSSSTEAEVLLEELRSKDRFLNNVVQELRMPLTNMIAALTLLNSPKLRPDQRQRYFNLLNNECNRQRSLIDSLLDLLELERTQEQVQLRRVLLSEVIPGVVSTYQPIAREKGITLGYTISSNLPPVSCLDHWLRQITVKLLHNAIKFTPPGGQVQAIAKQHGDFVEIEFQDTGIGIPRHELPHIFDRFYRVRSSASESGEDLSPELSTGTGLGLAIVRQLLLCCGGSITVNSQVGKGSVFKVLLPIYR
- the cysH gene encoding phosphoadenosine phosphosulfate reductase, with translation MSDSTTSTVQDQTNFNLDKINQRLEHSHPREVLAWCLQNIPTGFVQTSAFNIDDMVITDILYRDLKSTTPVPVIFLDTLYHFPETLNLVDQAKAVYNLDLRVYKVPEVDTREAFAQKFGEALWDTDIEKFHHITKIEPLQRGLDELNTVAWITGRRRDQAPTRATMPIVERDAKGRLKVNPLANWTRKESWAYAFEHDVIYNPLHDQGYPSIGDEPITTKVQDGEDERAGRWRGSGKTECGIHI
- a CDS encoding UDP-N-acetylmuramoyl-L-alanyl-D-glutamate--2,6-diaminopimelate ligase, coding for MKLKALLAKIPGLSVPDHPALEMEVKGLTTNSHACQAGDVFLGMPGTRVDGGDFWESAIASGAIAALVSPQAAAKTPTGEACVIPVANMQQACAQVATAFYGDPAAQLKLAGVTGTNGKTTTTHLIEFFLSQAPIPTALLGTLYARWPGFQQTAIHTTPFALELQEQLAQAVSAGCEAAVMEVSSHALAQGRVTGCLFEVAVFTNLTQDHLDYHKDMEDYFNAKALLFSPDYLKGRAIVNLDDPYGRRLIERLQPEQVWTYSTQESSADLWTSDIVYEPAGVKGRLHTPQGEIEFSSPLVGQFNLANLLAAVGAALHLGVELRVIVEKLPQFVGVPGRMERVQVSPQQEMTVIVDYAHTPDSLENLLKAARPFIPGRMICVFGCGGDRDRTKRPIMGKIAAQLADVAVVTSDNPRTEDPERILQDILAGIPDTVEPMVIGDRAEAIRRAIHLAQPGDGVLIAGKGHEDYQILGTEKIHFDDREQARAALESLFVS
- a CDS encoding glutaredoxin family protein — encoded protein: MTKPVLILYSKPGCHLCEGLQEKLAQIQGIDFELELRDITQREDWFQAYQYEIPVLMLRGETGEKPIPRPSPRASVAQLTQLLQKYWVLDPSH